The sequence CCATCCAGCTTGTTCCGTCTGCCTGTTCCAGATGTTGTCCATCCTCTAAAACCATATTTCGATCAAAGGCTCCGATATTATCCAGTCCAAGAAAACCGCCACCAAAAATATTTTTCCCGTTTTTATCCTTTCGGTTCACCCACCAAGTGAAATTCAGAAGAAGTTTTTGGAAGACTTTTTCAAGGAATAATAAATCGGGTTTTCCATTGTTTTTTTCATCAATTTTAAAAACCCTGAAGCAAGACCATGCATGTACAGGTGGATTCACATCGCTCATATTCCATTCATAGGCTGGCAGCTGTCCGTTAGGATGCATATACCATTCTTTGGTAAGGAGTAATAGCTGCCCTTTGGCAAATTCAGCATCAATGATGGATAAAGGAACACAGTGAAATGCCAAATCCCAGGTTGCATACCATGGATATTCCCATTTATCGGGCATCGAAATAATATCTTTATTGTGAAGATGGTTCCATTCCGTATTTCTTACATACTGATTAAAGTTTCTGGGCGCCTCAAAGTTGGGATCTCCTTTCAGCCATTTTCCAACATTATAGTGATAAAACTGTTTATTCCAAAGAAGTCCTGCAAAAGCTTGTCTTTGCACATTCCTTTCGTCTTCATTGGTGGTATCATTCTGAATTTCATGATAAAACTCTTCGGTTTCAGATTGCCTGATCTCAAAGATTTTATCAAAATTTTCAAAAGGCTCATCACTTTCCTCAGGACATAGTCTGAATTCAAAGACCTGAGATTGCCCTGCTCCAATGAGTTCGTCAATTAAAAAAGAAGCTTTGCTACCTCTTTTTTCAGGGTTTACGGTATTACTATGATGGACGATAAAATCATTAATCCCATCTTTAAAATAAGTATTTTCTGCCTGTGGTGCTCCATACAGCTTTGGAGTATTGGTTTCATTTTCGCAGAATACGCTTTGGGCATTTCCATTTCTTGAATAAAACTTTTTGATGGAAATACTGTCGTGCCCAATAGTAATACTTCCGTCATCGGAGGCATTCATTTCTCCTTTATAGGTATTATAACCCCATTTCCAGTTGTTTCTAAACCAGGCTGTTGGTGCTACTACTATTGGAGCATCTTGTTGGCTTCGGTTGCATATCGTTACCCTTACCAGAATATCGTTGTGATCTGCTTTACAATATTCAATGAAAATATCAAAATAGGCATCATTATCAAAAATTCCGGTATCAAAGATCTCATATTCCGGCTCCTGTTTGCTGCGCCTTCCGTTTACTGTGACAAGATCATCATAAGGGAATTCATTGATCGGATATTTGTAAACCATTTTCATATAACTATGAGTAGGGGTATTATCCAGATAATAGAAAATTTCCTTGATGTCTTCTCCGTGGTTTCCCTGAGGATTGCTCAGACCAAAGAAACGTTCCTTAACGATTTTATCTTTTTTATTCCAGAACGAAAGCGCAAAGCAGAACAGCTGTTTTACATCAGAAATTCCTGCAATACCTTCTTCACCCCAACGGTAGGCGTAGCTTTCCGCATTATTATGATTGGTATGGTTCCAGGCATTTCCGTCCGGGCTATAATCTTCTCTTACATTTCCCCATTGCCGGTTGCTTACATAAGGTCCCCAGTTTTTCCATTTGGTATCTTGTAATCTTTCTTTTTCGGCGATCATATATCATCATTTTTCTTTACGAAGGTAGTTTTTTTGAAAAATAATTCCAATTCATTTTATCTGAAGAATAATTAATATGCCCTTGAGAGACTTCTATTTAAGGGCTTTTTTTAATATTAAATTATTTTTTTTTTGATTTTAAAAGAAAAGAACTACCTTTGCACCATTCGTTCATTCAAATATTGAAAATGTTATCAAGAAAGGTTGAGGGATTAGACCCTATGAAACCTTAGCAACCCTTTGCGCAAGCAAAGAAGGTGCTACGTTCTACCAAAATTATTTTGGACAGATAACTTACTGAAGTTCTTTTCAGCCATTTCCTGTGGCATTTTCAATTGTATTAAAATATATAATAGAATTGAAAACAGAACTAAACTATATTAATCTTTCGTATCAAACCCATTCCCAAAAGGAATACGATATCTCGTTGAGCTATGAGCTTTTCGGGAAAGATCTGTTTACAGCTCCAATCATTTTAATTAATCATGCCCTTACCGGAAATTCAAATGTATCCGGAGAAAAAGGCTGGTGGAAACAATTGGTAGGCGAAAATCAGATCGTTGATACTAATAAGTACACTGTTCTGTGTTTCAATATCCCCGGAAACGGTTACGATCATTTTTTAATTGAAGACTATGAAGACTTCACGCCTTCAGATATAGGCAATATTTTTCTGAAAGGATTAGAAGCTCTACATATCAAAAATTTATATACCATTATTGGTGGCTCCCTGGGAGGAGGAATTGCATGGGAAATGTTAGCAAAACAACCAAAGCTGGCAGAAATTTTTATTCCCATTGCCTGTGACTACAGAACTCATGATTGGCTTCATGCACAATGTCTGGTTCAGAAATTTTTATTGAATGATAAAGAAGAACCATTACAAAAAGCAAGAATCCATGCGATGTTGTGCTATAGAACTCCGGAATCACTTAACGACAGATTTCAAAACAAATACAATCAGGAAAAGCAATGCTTAGAATCAGAAGACTGGCTGGTTTATCATGGTAACGCGCTAAACGAAAGGTTTAGTTTACAAGCATACAAGCTGATGAATCATTTATTGATGAATATCAATGCTGATGAAACTGCTCTGGAGAATATACAAGCACGAATGCACATGATCTCCGTAGATACAGATTTATTCTTCCCGGCTTCTGAAATCCGAATGTGTTTTGAGAAACTGAAAAAGAAAAAGGAGAATATTTCTTATCACGAGATCCAATCTATACACGGGCATGATGCCTTCCTAATGGAATATCAACAATTAAATAATATCATAAAAAACATTTTATAAGTAATGAAAAATGCTAAAGAAATAAAATTTTTGAAGAACAGATCAATTGTCAAATTTGAAGGGGTAGATTTCTTAGGGGAAATCGGAATTGACGGACGAATTTTTAAAGCGCTTACTTTAGCGCGCATCAGTGTGGGAGTAATCTCTCAGCAAGCTATAGAAAACGGAATTTCTATTTTAGTTCACGAAAACGATGCTGAAAAAGCAGTAGCTTGTCTTATTGATGAGTTTGAAGCAGAAAGAAAATCAGGAAAAGTATCTCAAATATACAGTATCAACAATGTTTCTGTGATTGGTTTTGTAGCAGAAGATTCCAATAAAGTTTTTGCAGAATTGGCTAGAAACAATGTTTTTCCATTGCTTTTAAATCAAGTTGCTGGAGAAAACAGAGTAAACATCGTAGTAACTTCTTCACAGGATGAAAAAACAAGAAATATTATAGAATCTGAGATTTTCAAAAAACCGAAGACCGTTCATCTGGCAATTATTGGCCATGGAAATGTAGGGAAAACATTAATTGAGCAGGTTCTTGAGTCTTCAGAAGAGATCAAAAGACGTAAAAAAGTAGATCTGAAAGTTGTTGCAGTAGCCAATTCAAAGAAAATTGCATTCAATAAAAAAGGGTTTGACAATAATTGGTCTGATGAGGTTTTAACGGCAGAGCATTCTTCTGACGTTCAGGAATTAATCAATTTTTCCAATGAAAATCAATTAGAGAACCTGATTGTTGTAGACAACACAGCAAGTAAAGATTTTGTAAAAAATTATCATGCATTAGCAGAAAACGGATTTGATCTGGTGTCTTCCAATAAAATTTTCAATACCCTTCCGATTGAAGAATACAGAAAACTAAGATATACGTTGAGTAAAAACAACAGACGTTATCTGTATGAAACCAACGTAGGTGCAGGTCTTCCTTTAATTGATACGATCAAATTATTACACCTTTCAGGAGAGAATATCACAAGAATTAAAGGAGTTTTTTCGGGAACATTGAGCTATGTTTTCAACAATTTCTCTTTGAGAGAAGATAAATTTTCAACAATTATCAACGAAGCTTTAGAAAAAGGATATACAGAACCAGATCCAAGAGAAGACCTTTCAGGAAATGACGTAGCAAGAAAATTATTGATTTTGGCAAGAGAATTAGATCTAATCAACGAATTTGAAGATATCAACATTCAAAATCTCGTTCCGGAAAGCTTACTTGAGGTTTCAAAATCAGAATTTCTTACAAGATTAGACGAGCTGGATGAAGAATATCAGAAGATCAAAGAAAACCAGGAGCCAGGTCATGTATTGAGATATGTAGGAGATTTACATGGAGATTTACAGAAAGACAAAGGTGAGTTGGATGTAAAACTGATTTCTGTTCCTGCAACATCAGCATTAGGGCAGTTGAAAGGATCAGATTCCATCTTTGAGATCTATACAGAAAGTTATGGCGAAAACCCAATCGTGATTATGGGAGCCGGAGCCGGAGCACAGGTAACTGCCAGAGGAGTATTCGGTGATATTTTAAGACTAAGTGAAACAAAATAAATTAATGTAACAATTTAATAATGTAACAGTTTACCAATGACTATCATTCTGAGCAAAGCGAAGAATCTCATTATTACACTGTTAGATTGATACATTGGTAAATCAATTAAAACTATATGGAAAATTTCGAAACATCAGCAATAAGAACTCAGACGGAGAGATCTCAGTTTGACGAACATTCTACACCATTATATCTTACTTCCAGCTTTATTTTTCAGGATGCTGAAGATATGAGAGCAAGTTTTGCTGAAGAAAAACCTAAAAATCTGTACAGCCGTTTCTCCAATCCGAACGTATCTGAATTTACAGAGAAGATTGCAAAAATGGAAGGAGCAGAAGCAGGATATGCCTTTGCAACCGGAATGGCAGCAATCTATTCTACATTTGCAGCTTTATTAAGTGCTGGAGATCATATTGTAAGTTGTCAGTCCGTTTTCGGATCTACTCACACTTTATTCACAAAGTATTTTCCGAAATGGAATATTGAAACCACTTATTTCAAAGCAGAAGATGCACAGAATGTAGAACAGTATATTAAACCGAATACAAAGATTTTATACCTTGAAACTCCTACCAATCCTGCAATTGAAATCCTGGACCTGGAATTTTTCGGACAAATCGCAAAAAAACATAATCTGATTTTTATTGTAGATAACTGTTTTGCAACTCCTTATCTTCAGCAGCCTATTAAATATGGTGCGGATGTTGTTGTACATTCTGCAACGAAGTTGATCGACGGGCAGGGAAGAGTATTGGGAGGAATCGCAGTAGGAAAAGAAGACCTGATCAGAGAAATTTATCTTTTCGCAAGAAATACAGGACCTGCGTTGTCCCCTTTTAATGCATGGGTATTATCAAAAAGCCTTGAAACATTAGCAATCCGTGTGGAAAAACACTGTGAAAATGCATTGAAGGTAGCTGAATTTTTAGAAAGCCATCCTAATGTGGAACTCGTAAAATATCCATTCCTGAAATCCCATCCAAACTATGAAGTCGCTAAAAAGCAGATGAAACTAGGTGGGAATATCGTTGCTTTTGAAATAAAAGGAGGAATTGAAGGCGGAAGAAACTTCCTGGATAAGATCCAGATGTGTTCATTGTCTGCAAACTTAGGGGATACAAGAACGATCGTAACCCATCCGGCGTCTACTACACACTCTAAATTATCAGATGAAGAAAGAAACGAAGTAGGAATTACAGCAGGATTAGTTCGTTGTTCAGTAGGTTTAGAAAACGTAGACGATATCATTGCAGACTTAAAACAAGCCTTAGATTAAACTCCCAAGAGCCCCAAAGGGGCGATTTAACCCAAAGATAGAACGAAGTCCTATCAACCCCCAAACCATATCAGTTTCACTCAACAACTATAAAAGAGATGACAAATATAGAATCACTAAACAAAGCCCTCAAAGAACGCATCCTCGTTCTGGACGGAGCCATGGGAACCATGCTTCAGCGCTACAAGTTTGAAGAAGAAGACTATCGTGGTGAACGATTCAAAGACTGGGAACATCCGGTAAAAGGAAATAATGATTTACTTTCCCTTACTCAGCCACAGGCTATTGAAGAAGTACACAAGAAATATCTGGAAGCAGGAGCTGATATCATTGAAACCAATACATTCTCCGGAACTACCATTGCAATGGCTGATTACCACATGGAAGAGTTGGTGTATGATCTGAATTATGAGTCTGCAAAAATTGCCAGAAAAGCCTGTGATGAATATACAGCTAAGACTCCGGATAAACCAAGATTTGTAGCAGGGTCAATAGGCCCAACCAACAGAACGGCAAGCTTAAGCCCTGATGTGAATGACCCTGGATACAGAGCCATAACGTTTGAAGAACTGAGAGTCGCTTATAAACAACAATGTGAAGCATTATTGGATGGAGGTTCAGATATCCTGTTGGTGGAAACAATCTTCGATACCTTAAATGCTAAAGCTGCCTTGTTTGCAATCGATGAACTTCAGGAAGAAAGAGGAATAAAAATTCCAATCATGGTTTCCGGAACCATTACTGATGCTTCAGGAAGAACTTTGAGCGGACAGACCGCTGAAGCCTTTTTAATTTCAGTTTCTCATTTGAATCTATTAAGTGTAGGCTTTAACTGTGCTCTAGGAGCAGATCAGCTGACTCCTTATCTGGAAACTTTGGCTCATAATTCAGAATTCTATGTTTCAGCTTACCCCAATGCCGGATTACCGAATGCCTTTGGAAAATATGATGAAACACCAGAAGATATGGCAAGACAGATCAAAGAATATGCAGAAAAAGGATTGATTAACATTATTGGAGGTTGCTGCGGTACCACTCCGGAACATATCAAGGCGATTGCGGAGCTGGTAGAAAAATATGAACCAAGGAAATTGAAGGAATTTGTGTAATTAGATAGATTTTTTTAATTAAAATCAAGAATGTAGGCTGGAATATAAATATTAACTTTAAGTAAACCACAAAAATTAATATAATGGAAAAGCCGAGTTACTTAAAAGATTCAGATGATGCCAAGTTGTTTAATGAATTGAGAAAGAAAGTAAACCAACGGATAGAAGCTATTCCTGAAAACAGAGATATCTATATTCAGATCAAAGCGGTACTTCTACCACTGATCTATGTTGGTTTATATTTTATTGCTCTCTTGAATGCCGAAAAACATTGGATGTATATATTCAGTTTCGTTTTAATGGGAATTTTTCTGGTTTTAATTTATTTAAATCTGATCCATGAAGCAGCTCATAACAACATTTTTAAAAGTAAAAAGCTGAATGGAGTAGTGTTACACATTTTTGATTTCATAGGAGCTAATTCCTATATCTGGAAGAAGAGACACATCGCAAGTCACCATGCTTATCCGAATGTGGATGGTTGGGATACCGATATTGAGCAGAGTGGTTTACTTTTAATAGTGCCTTGGATTAAGGCCAAAGGAGTTCAGAAGTATCAGCATAGGTTTTTCTTTTTAGTATATCCATTGTATTTGTTCAATTGGATGTTCATAAGAGACTTCAGAGACTTCTTTGATAAGGAAAGAGTGATTTTGAAAACACAGGGAAAAATACCTGTGGTGGAGAAAGTGAAAATGGTGAGTTATAAGTTGTTTTACTTTTTTTATCAAATTATAATTCCTATAGTGTTCTTTAAAGTATCAATTGGGTTGGCTTTAGGAGCTTGGTTTTTACAGGTAATTGCGGCAAGCATTTTTGCACTGTTTGTTTTATTGCCTTTGCACCCTCTTCCTGATAATGCCTTTCCAAGATTGAATAAAGATAATGGTCTTCCATTCAGCTGGCTTCATCATCAGTTTGAAGTAACCAACGATTTGCAGGAAAATAACTGGTTGGTAAGAAATGTATTAGGAAATTTTAATTTTCATGTGGCGCATCACCTCTTTCCTAACTACAGCTATATGTATTATAATGAGATTACTGAGGAGATAGAAGAATTTGCTAATGAACATGGCTTAGCGTACAAAAGATTTCCGTTGTTTACTGCTTTAGGCAAGCACAGGGACTTATTAAGGCAGAATGCAAATAACGCCTACTATATTTTAGAAGAATAAAATGAAATATTTAAGATTATCAGGCCTTGAGCCTCTTATCATAACACCGGAAAGTAATTTCATCAATGTGGGTGAGAGAACTAATGTTGCCGGGTCCAAAAAATTTTTAAGACTGATCAAAGAGGAAAAATTCTCTGAAGCATTAGATATTGCCCGCCATCAGGTAGAAGGAGGGGCGCAGATTCTTGATGTCAATTTCGATGATGGTTTGATTGATGGAAAAGCATCGATGATTAAATTTCTGAACTTAATCGCATCAGAACCGGATATTGCAAGAATCCCCATCATGGTAGACTCTTCCAAATGGGAAATTCTGGAAGCAGGTCTTCAGGTAGCTCAGGGAAAATGTGTGGTGAACTCTATCAGCTTAAAAGAAGGCGAAGAAGAATTTATCAAACATGCCAAAGCCATTAAAAGATATGGAGCTGCAGTTATTGTAATGGCATTTGATGAGGTAGGGCAGGCTGACAATCTTGAACGAAGAATAGAAATTTCAAAACGATCTTATGATATTCTCGTCAACCAGATAGGATTCCCGGCTGAAGATATCATTTTCGACTTAAATATCTTCCCGGTAGCAACGGGAATGGACGAGCATAGAAAAAATGCCATCGATTTTATCGAAGCTACACGCTGGGTAAGACAAAATCTTCCTTATGCATCTGTGAGTGGAGGAGTAAGTAATGTATCCTTTTCGTTCCGTGGAAATGATACGGTAAGAGAAGCCATGCACTCCGTATTCCTTTACCATGCCATTCAAGCTGGGATGAATATTGGTATTGTAAATCCTGCGATGCTGGAAGTTTATGATGAAATCAATAAAGAATTGCTGGAGCTTGTGGAAGATGTTATTCTGGACAAGAGGGAAGATGCTACAGAAAGACTTCTTGATTACTCCGAAAAACATAAATCAGTCAAAATAGAAAAGACTGAAGATTTGGAATGGAGAAAAAATCCATTACAGGAAAGAATTACCTATGCTCTTGTAAAAGGAATTGATCGTTTTATTGAAGAAGATGTAGAAGAAGCTAGGCAGGTTGCTGCTAAGCCCCTTCATGTTATTGAAATCAATCTAATGACCGGAATGGGAGTTGTGGGAGATTTATTCGGAAGTGGGAAAATGTTCTTGCCGCAGGTTGTTAAATCTGCAAGAGTAATGAAAAAAGCAGTGGCTTATTTACAGCCTTTTATTGAAGCGGAAAAAGACGGATCAAGACCTGCCAATGGAAAAATCCTGATGGCAACCGTAAAAGGAGATGTACATGATATTGGTAAAAACATTGTAAGCGTAGTACTGGGCTGTAACAATTATGAGATTGTGGATCTTGGGGTAATGGTTCCTGCTGAAAAGATTATTCAGACAGCCATCGCAGAAAAAGTAGATGTCATCGGGCTAAGCGGATTGATTACACCGAGTTTGGATGAAATGGTGTACATCGCTTCAGAATTAGAAAGACAAAATTTAGATTTTCCATTATTAATTGGTGGTGCAACGACTTCAAAGGCACACACCGCGGTAAAAATCGATTTAAAATATAAAAATGCAGTAGTTCACGTTAATGATGCTTCAAGAGCTGTAAATGTGGTAAGCTCATTATTGGGAGACAGAAATAAGGAATATGTTTCTGATCTGAAGAGTGATTATTCAGACTTCAGAGAAAAATTCCTGAACAGACAAGTTGATAAAGATTATGTTTCCATTGAAGAAGCCAGAGAAAGTAAGTTTAAAATAGACTGGAAAAACGAAGAAATCTTCACTCCGAATAATTTAGGAATCACTGTAATTGAAAATCAGGACCTGAGAGAATTATTACCTTTCATAGACTGGTCACCATTCTTCAGAAGCTGGGATCTTCATGGGAAATACCCGAATATCTTAGAAGATGAGGTGGTAGGTGTGCAGGCAAAAGAACTTTTCAAAGACGCACAGGTTATCTTAAAGAGAATTTTGGATGAAAAGCTGTTAACAGCAAAAGCAATCTTCGGGATCTTTAAAGCCAACTCCAATGAAACAGATGATATTCTGATTTTTGATGAAAATAATAACGAAAAGGTTAAGTTTTTAACCCTAAGACAGCAGGCTCAAAGATCAAAAGGAAAAGATTATCTGGCATTAAGTGACTTTATCGCCCCACAAAGTTCAGGAAAGACAGATTATATGGGAGCATTTTGTGTAACCACAGGTTTCGGTACGGATGAGCTAGCCGAAGAATATGAAAAAGCTAATGATGATTATAATGCTATCATGGTAAAAGCATTGGCAGATCGTTTTGCAGAAGCCTACGCAGAGTTTTTACATAAAAAAGTAAGAACAGAATATTGGGGCTATGCCGTTCAGGAAGAATTGAGCAATGAAGAGCTGATTGCAGAAAAATATAAAGGAATCCGCCCTGCACCAGGATATCCGGCTTGCCCTGACCACTTGGAAAAACATGCGATCTGGGATTTATTGAAGGTTGAAGAAAATATTGGAGTTTATTTGACTGAAAGTTTAGCAATGTTCCCTACAGCAGCTGTTTCAGGATATTATTTCGGAAGCCCACATGCAAAATATTTCGGACTGGGAAAAATCGCAGAAGACCAATTAAAAGAATACTCAGAGAGAAAAGGAATCTCTTTACAGGAAGCAAGAAAGTGGTTGTCACCAAATTTAGCAGATTAAAATTGATATGAAGATAACAGAGCACATTCAAAACGCAAATGGAAAAACTTTATTCTCCTTAGAAGTGGTTCCGCCACAAAAGGGAATTGGTATTGAAGACTTATATACGAATATAGATCCGTTGATGGAGTTCAAGCCACCATTCATTGATGTTACCACTTCAAGAGAAGAATATATTTATTTAGATAAAGGAAATGGATTGATGGAGCGTCGTATCACAAGGATGCGCCCGGGAACATTGGGGATTTGTGCAGCTATTCAGCATAAATATAATGTAGATACTGTTCCACACCTATTATGTGGAGGCTTTACCAAAGAAGAAACCGAATATCTTTTAGTAGACTGTATGTATTTGGGTATTGATAATGTAATGGCATTGAGAGGAGATGCTATGAAAGGACATCAGTATTTTGAACCTACTCAGGGAGGTCATGCCAGCGCCATGGATCTTGTGAATCAGATTAACAACCTGGGAAGAGGAAAATACCTTCACAATGAAGAACAGGTTTGTGATGAACTTAATAAATTCTGCATCGGAGTAGCGGGTTATCCTGAAAAACACATGGAAGCTCCCTCCATGAATTATGACCTGAAATGGCTGAAGCAAAAAGTAGATGCCGGAGCAGATTATATCGTAACCCAAATGTTTTTTGACAATAAAAAGTACATTGAATTCGTTCAGAAAGCAAGAGAGATGGGAATTACCGTTCCAATCATTCCGGGAATTAAACCGATCGCCACCAAGAAACATTTGAAAATCCTCCCTCAGGTATTTAAAATAGACCTTCCGGAAGAGTTAATCAATGAAGTGGAGAATGCTAAAAATAATGAAGCGGTTAAGCAGATTGGAGTAGAATGGGCCATTGCCCAGTGCAAAGAACTTCTGGATTTCGGAGTTCCTGTTTTACACTTTTACTCAATGGGGAAAAGTGACAACATCAAAAAAGTAGCCGGTGAGCTATTCTAATAAAAGTACCAAAAATGAAAGTAGCCTTGTCTTAAATGACAGGGCTTTTTATTTTATAAAAATCTCACAAGTAATATCTCCCCAAAATAAGATAGATGAGTAAAAAAGCCGTAGGCTAAACATTAGCTTCAAAAGAATCAACGAAATTGATTCCACCTTCGCTCCCTCAAAAATATAACAGTAGCAAATTAAACCTTTGCGTCAAATAATTGGCAGGCTCCAAAAGAAGTAAACTAAACCTTTAGTCAATCATTAGACTTCAATAACTCCCATCTTCCATTCTCCATCTCCCTTACCTTAAAGAATCACATGTCTCTCAAACTCCTTATCCCGATCAAACAAATATCGATAGGTCGCCAGTTTCCTGGTCACAGTAGTATCAAGAGTTTCAGCAATCTTAATCATTTTTGGATTAAAATCACCAATCCACTGAAGCTCAGTAATCGTAAAATCGGTATGCTTTCTCAAATGTTGGGTGCCTTCCCAAATCATATACCCATCAATTCCTTTTCTTTGCCATTCAGGAACCACGCCGAACACCAGACCAACCATTTTTTCATTCTTCTTAAATCGCTTTAAAAACAAAAACTTAAGCTTCTCAAAAACGCCAAACTTTCCGTTGAGGTATTTAAACCACTGGTTGAGGTCCGGAAGATTGATCCACATCGCAATAGGCTTGTCATTTTCATACACAAACCATGAGATATGTTCATTCATAATAGGTTTCATCGTATTGAACATTTTCAAAACCTTACCTTCTTCCAATTGCTTTCCTTCTCCGTGAGCTGCCCATGCCTTATTATAAACCACTGTAAAATCCTTTGCAAACTTTGGCAGGTTATTCTTTTTCATAGGCTGAGCAGAAATAGCCGGATTTCTCCTATTTTTCTCATGAGCAATCGTAAAAACACGTGAAACTTCTGCAAATACAGGTCTGGTGAAACAAAGCTGTTCAAAATAAATCTGAAATCCATAATTTTCA is a genomic window of Chryseobacterium nakagawai containing:
- the metF gene encoding methylenetetrahydrofolate reductase [NAD(P)H], producing the protein MKITEHIQNANGKTLFSLEVVPPQKGIGIEDLYTNIDPLMEFKPPFIDVTTSREEYIYLDKGNGLMERRITRMRPGTLGICAAIQHKYNVDTVPHLLCGGFTKEETEYLLVDCMYLGIDNVMALRGDAMKGHQYFEPTQGGHASAMDLVNQINNLGRGKYLHNEEQVCDELNKFCIGVAGYPEKHMEAPSMNYDLKWLKQKVDAGADYIVTQMFFDNKKYIEFVQKAREMGITVPIIPGIKPIATKKHLKILPQVFKIDLPEELINEVENAKNNEAVKQIGVEWAIAQCKELLDFGVPVLHFYSMGKSDNIKKVAGELF
- the metH gene encoding methionine synthase; the encoded protein is MKYLRLSGLEPLIITPESNFINVGERTNVAGSKKFLRLIKEEKFSEALDIARHQVEGGAQILDVNFDDGLIDGKASMIKFLNLIASEPDIARIPIMVDSSKWEILEAGLQVAQGKCVVNSISLKEGEEEFIKHAKAIKRYGAAVIVMAFDEVGQADNLERRIEISKRSYDILVNQIGFPAEDIIFDLNIFPVATGMDEHRKNAIDFIEATRWVRQNLPYASVSGGVSNVSFSFRGNDTVREAMHSVFLYHAIQAGMNIGIVNPAMLEVYDEINKELLELVEDVILDKREDATERLLDYSEKHKSVKIEKTEDLEWRKNPLQERITYALVKGIDRFIEEDVEEARQVAAKPLHVIEINLMTGMGVVGDLFGSGKMFLPQVVKSARVMKKAVAYLQPFIEAEKDGSRPANGKILMATVKGDVHDIGKNIVSVVLGCNNYEIVDLGVMVPAEKIIQTAIAEKVDVIGLSGLITPSLDEMVYIASELERQNLDFPLLIGGATTSKAHTAVKIDLKYKNAVVHVNDASRAVNVVSSLLGDRNKEYVSDLKSDYSDFREKFLNRQVDKDYVSIEEARESKFKIDWKNEEIFTPNNLGITVIENQDLRELLPFIDWSPFFRSWDLHGKYPNILEDEVVGVQAKELFKDAQVILKRILDEKLLTAKAIFGIFKANSNETDDILIFDENNNEKVKFLTLRQQAQRSKGKDYLALSDFIAPQSSGKTDYMGAFCVTTGFGTDELAEEYEKANDDYNAIMVKALADRFAEAYAEFLHKKVRTEYWGYAVQEELSNEELIAEKYKGIRPAPGYPACPDHLEKHAIWDLLKVEENIGVYLTESLAMFPTAAVSGYYFGSPHAKYFGLGKIAEDQLKEYSERKGISLQEARKWLSPNLAD